The stretch of DNA CGGTCGTTACCAAGGCTAAAAAATCAGTTGCAAACTTTAAGGTAAGAGAAGGACAGAATGTCGGTGCTAAAGTGACCTTAAGAAGCGACAGAATGTATGAATTCTGCGACAAGCTGTTTAACATCGCTCTCCCACGCGTAAGAGACTTCAGAGGTTTATCCAACAAGTCTTTTGACGGCAGAGGCAACTACGCATTCGGTATCAAGGAACAGTTAATCTTCCCTGAAATTGACTACGATAAGGTAGAACAGATCAGAGGGATGGACATTATGTTCGTAACCACGGCTAAAACCGACGAGGAAGCGCACGAACTGCTCAGCTTACTCGGCTTACCGTATGCTAAATAAGGAGGCTCGTTACAATGGCTAAAAAAGCAATGAAAGAAAAACAGCAGAAAAAACAAAAATATTCGTCACGTGAATACAACCGTTGTCGGATTTGCGGGAGACCACATGCTTACTTAAGAAAGTTTGGTATCTGCAGAATTTGTTTTAGAGAATTGGCTTATAAGGGAGAAATTCCTGGTGTTCGTAAAGCCAGCTGGTAAGTACGGCTTACACAAACGAAAAGGAGGCACTAAGCATGACAATGACTGATCCAATTGCAGATATGCTGACAAGAATCAGAAATGCAAACAATGCAGGTCACAAAACTGTAGAAATGCCGGCTTCCAAAGAAAAGAAAGCGATCGCTGAAATTCTTTTGGAAGAAGGTTATATCAATAAAGTAGATTTCATTGATGATGACAAACAGGGCATTATCAAAATCACACTTAAATACGGCGAAAACAAGAGCAAGGTTATTGCGGGTTTAAAGAGAATCTCTAAACCGGGCCTGCGTGTTTATGCTGGGAACAATGAAATCCCAAAAGTATTAAACGGACTGGGTGTAGCGATTATCTCTACATCTAAGGGCGTTTTAACCGATAAAGAAGCTAGAAGAGCCGGCGTAGGCGGCGAAGTAATCTGTTACGTCTGGTAACAAATTAACAGGAGGTATACGAAAATGTCAAGAATCGGTAAAGCTCCAGTTGCCATTCCCGCTGGTGTCGAAATCAAATTAGATGGACATACCTTAACTGTAAAAGGGCCTAAAGGTCAACTGGTTAGAGAGTTCCATCCGGATATGATTATCGAAATTGAAGAGAACGAAGTGATCGTTAAAAGACCAACTGAAAGTAAAGAACACAAGTCCTTACACGGTTTAACCCGTGCGTTGATCGCCAACATGGTAACCGGCGTCAGCAATGGATTTGAAAAAGTCCTTGAAATCAGTGGTGTTGGTTACAGAGCTGAAAAGAAAGGCAACAAACTGGTGATGAACCTCGGTTATTCTCATCCTGTCGAAATGGAAGATCCCGAAGGCGTCGAAACCGTTTGTGATGGACAGACGAAAGTAATTGTCAAAGGCATCAGCAAGGAAGCCGTTGGCGCACACGCTGCCAATATCCGTGCGAAGAGATTGCCTGAACCTTACAAGGGACATGGTGTTAAGTACGCGGACGAACATATCCGTCGTAAAGTTGGTAAAACTGGTTAATCATTAACGGCTATGCCCAACAGGTAAGAAAAAGGAGTGAATCTGAATGATTAAAAAAATCAATAAAAACGAATTACGTTTGAGAAAACATTTAAGAGTCCGTAAAAAAATCTCCGGAACAAATGAAAGACCTCGCCTGAACGTATTCAGAAGCAATAAAAATATGTACGCACAGATCATTGATGATGCCAAAGGTGTCACCTTGGTTTCTGCTTCCACCCTTGACAAAGATCTGAGAGACCAGATCGAAAAAGGTGGCGGAAAAGCCGCTGCAAAGATGGTCGGCGAAGCCATTGCCAAAAAAGCACTGGCAGCGGGCATTGAAGATGTCGTATTTGACCGTGGCGGTTATATCTACACTGGAAGAGTAAAAGAATTAGCAGACGGCGCGCGTGAAGCCGGATTAAAATTCTAAGTAAAGGAGGTCGCTTGATGCAGAGTAATAAAATTGATCCGAACACATTGGATTTACAGGAAAGAGTTGTTACCATCAACCGTGTAACCAAGGTTGTAAAAGGTGGTCGTAACTTTAGATTCAGTTGTTTAGTGATTGTTGGAGACGGAAACGGCTATGTGGGTGTCGGCAAAGGGAAAGCAATGGAAATTCCTGACGCGATCCGCAAGGGCATCGAATCCGCCAAAAAATCATTAATCAAAGTACCACTTGTTGGAACAACCATTCCGCATTTAGTACAGGGCGAAGACGGCGCCGGCAAAGTGCTCTTAAAACCTGCCGGACCTGGTACCGGTGTTATCGCCGGCGGCGCTGTTCGTGCTGTATGCGAATTGGCCGGAATTAAAGATATCAGAACGAAATCTTTAGGAACTAATAATGCCCGCAATATGGTCAACGCTACAATGGAAGGGTTAGCACGTTTAACCACTCTCGAAGAAGTAGCAGCCAAACGCGGCAAAACACCTGAAGAAATTTTAGGTTAGGAGGCGTTCATCGTGGCGAAACAATTAAAAATCACACTTAAGAAAAGCATCATCGGTCGCAATCAGAGACAGCGTAAGACGATTGAAGCCCTGGGTCTTAAGAAAATCGGACAGACCGTTGTTCATGATGACACCCCTCAGATTCGCGGCATGATCCACAAGACGGATTTCATGCTCGACGTTGAAGAAGTATAGGAGGTGTACGATGAGATTACATACCTTAAGACCTGCAGAAGGCTCTAAGAAAGATACCAAGCGTAAAGGCCGCGGTACCGCAACCGGACAGGGTAAAACTGCCGGCAGAGGACAGGACGGCCAAAAATCACGTTCAGGCGGCGGCGTACGTCCGGGCTTTGAAGGTGGTCAGATGCCATTGGCAAGAAGACTGCCAAAACGTGGTTTCTCAAACTACCGTTTCAAAAAAGAATATGCCATCGTCAATGTTGGTGAATTAAACGCTTTTGAAGAAAATACGGTAGTAACACCCGAGTTATTATTAGAATATGGTTTCATTCGCAAATTAAAAGCTGGTGTAAAAATTTTGGGCGAAGGGGATTTAGAAAAAACTTTAACCGTTAAAGTCAATAAAGTCAGCAAATCTGCTGAAGAAAAAATCCTTGCCCGAGGAGGAAAGGTAGAGGTGATTTAGATGATTTCTACTTTGAAGGATGCATGGAGAATACCGGATTTACGACGCAAGATGATCTATACGATCGCCTTGCTGTTCGTCTATCGTCTGGGTTCTTTTATTCCCGTCCCTTACATTGACACCGCGCAGCTTGCGAACCTTGTTAATGATGGCGGAATTTTTGGATTGTTTAACATCATTTCGGGGGGGAACTTTGGTAATTTTACGATTTTTGCCATGAGCATCACCCCTTATATCAATGCATCCATCATCATGAATCTTCTAGCATTTGCCATACCAGCATTAGAAAGATTACAAAAAGAAGGCGAAGAAGGACGTAAAAAAATTGCCCAGTACACCCGTTACCTGACCATTGTGCTGGCAATTATTCAAGCCTTGGGGATGAGTTTATCCTATGGTGGACTTTTAACCGAAAAGACAGCCTTTACCATTTTCGTTGTTGTGCTCTGTATTACATCAGGAACGACCTTCCTGATGTTCTTAGGCGAACAGATCACAGAAAACGGCATCGGCAACGGGATTTCACTGATCATCTTTATCAGTATCATCTCCAGAATTCCAAGTGCGATCGTACAGATTTATGAATATGTACAGGTCGGAACCATGTCCATCGTTGCGGTTATTTTACTTGTGATCGGGATCATCATCGCAACGGTTGCCGTTGTGGCCGTTACCGAAGGACAGCGTAAAATACCCGTACAGTATGCAAAAAGAGTGGTCGGACGTAAAATGTACGGCGGACAGAGCACCCATATTCCGCTCCGCGTGAATATGGCAGGCGTTATCCCCATCATTTTCGCCAGTTCCTTAACCCTCTTCCCGGCAACTTTAGCACAGTTTTTCCCGAACTCCGGCTTCTCAGCCTGGATTTCGAAATACTTTGCCTGGGGCGCACCGGTAACAACCATTATTTATATCGTTTTAATTGTAGCATTCACCTATTTCTATACTGCTGTTACCTTCAATCCATTCGATATTGCAGATAACATCAAGAAACAGGGTGGTTATGTGCCCGGTATACGGCCTGGTAAACCGACGGTTGAGTATTTATCCCGTATCATGAACCGCCTGACCCTGTTCGGTGGGATTTTCCTTGCGCTGATTGCGATCATTCCAATCATCATCGGAAATTTCATGGGCGGCGTCAGTCTGCAGTTCGGTGGTACCAGCCTGCTGATCATCGTCGGTGTTGCGCTGGAAACAGTTAAACAAATCGAGTCAGAAATGACCATGCGGAATTATCAAGGATTTTTAAAATAGTAAAAACGGAGATAAGAAAATGAGAGTTGTATTATTAGGACCTCCGGGTGCTGGAAAAGGTACACAGGCAAAGGGCATCGCGAATGCCTACGCCATTCCTCATATTTCCACTGGAGATCTTTTCAGAGAAAATTTAAAAAATAAAACACCGCTCGGAGTCAAGGCACAGTCCTATATGGACGCCGGGAAACTGGTGCCGGACGAACTTGTCATCGCATTGGTAGAAGACCGGATCGAAAGAGACGATTGTAAAAATGGTTACCTGCTCGACGGTTTCCCAAGAACCGTAGCACAGGCAGAAGCACTGAAAGCATTTAACGAAAAAATGGGTCATCCCCTGGACTTCGCTGTGAACATTTCCGTTCCCTCCGACATCCTGGTCGACCGGATTACCGAAAGACGCAGCTGTCCGGCCTGTGGCGCGACCTACCATGTCCGCTACAACGCTCCAAAGACAGAAGGGATTTGCGACAATGACGGCACAGCCTTAATCCAGAGAGATGACGATAAACCGGAAACGGTAAAAACCCGTATTGACGTATACGAAGCAGAATCCGCTCCTTTAGTAGGCTATTACGACAAGCTGGGTAAACTGGTGACCATTGACGGTACCCAGTCTCCTGCAGAAGTTGCAGAAGCGATCAAAGTTGCGCTTGGTGGTGCCCGGTAATATGATTACCATAAAATCACAAAATGAGATTGAAGCGATGCGGTGCGCCGGCAGAATTGTTGCCGAATGCCACGAGCTCATTCAATCAAAAATAAAGCCGGGTATGACAACCCTGGATCTGGACCGGATTGCTGAAAAGTTTATCCGGGAACAGGGTGCGTACCCAACCTTCCTGGGATACCAGGGCTTCCCAAATTCCATTTGTGCTTCCGTTAACGAGGAAGTGGTTCACGGCATTCCCGGGAACCGCCGCTTGAAGGAAGGAGACATTATCGCCGTGGATCTCGGCGCCACGCTTGACGGCTATGTCGGCGACGCGGCCAGAACCCATGGGGTCGGTAAAATCTCCGAGGAGGCGCAAAAACTCATTGATGTAACCAGAGAGTCCTTCTTTAAAGGCATCGCGTATGCCCGGGAGGGTTACCGCCTGTCAGACATCTCCCATGCGATACAAGAAGTTGTGGAAGCAAACGGGTTCTCTGTGGTAAGGGACTATGTGGGACACGGCATCGGACGCGAAATGCACGAAGATCCGCCCATTCCAAACTACGGTAAACCCGGTCACGGGCCTAGATTACGCCAGGGAATGTGCCTTGCCATTGAGCCAATGGTCGATGTGGGTACTTACAACGTAAAACTTTTAGCAAACGACTGGACCGTTGTGACTGCGGATGGTTCCTTATCCGCTCACTATGAAAATACAATTTACATTACAGGCAAAGAAGCGCCTGAGATACTCACGATGCTTTAAGGGTAATGAAGATGGATGATTTAAAAGTGGGACAGATTGTCCGGCCATTAGCCGGACGGGATAAAGGCCAGGTCATGGTTGTCTACGAGATTCTGGATCAGAACTACGTAACGATCTGTGATGGAAAGCTTAGAAAAGTAAGTAACCCTAAAAAGAAAAAGGTCAGGCACCTGGCAAAGACAAACCAGATCGTCACAATATTGCATGAGAAATTGAAAAACGGTGATAAAGTAAACAATGCCGAAATCAGAAAATGTCTTGAACCATTTTTAGGCGAGATTGATGACGGTAAAAGTGAGGAGGTTTGATCAATGGGCAAAAAAGACGTGATTGAAGTCGAAGGTAAAGTGATTGAGGCTTTACCAAATACGATTTTTTTAGTAGAATTAGAGAATGGGCATCAGATAACGGCGCATATTTCAGGAAAATTAAGAATGAACTACATTCGGATTTTACCTGGAGACAAAGTTATGTTAGAATTGTCCCCATATGATTTGACCCGTGGGCGTATCGTATGGCGGGGAAAAGGCAGATCATAAAGGAGGAAACAAACAATGAAAGTAAGACCATCAGTAAAACCGATTTGCGAAAAATGCAAAATCATTAAGAGAAACGGTCGTGTAATGGTAATTTGTGAAAATCCTAAACACAAACAGAAACAGGGTTAAGCAAACCCTTTGGACTAAAACAAGCGTGCGGCCGCGGCAATTAATCCGCACGTATGATATAGAGGCACAGGCCTGATTGCATAACCCACAAGGGGCCTGTCGAACATGGGACTAGGAAAAATAAGCAAGGAATCCGGGGTTCCAGGTCATCATACACATGACCAATAAATTTTAGGAGGTACTAACCATATGGCAAGAATTGCCGGCGTCGATTTACCCAGAGATAAAAGGGTAGAAGTAGGCTTAACCTACATTTATGGAATTGGTCGTCCCACTTCCAATAAGATTTTAAAAGAGTTAAACATTAACCCTGATACCAGAGTTAAAGACTTAACTGAAAATGAAGTTAACGCATTAAGAAACATTCTCGATGAAAAATACACCGTAGAAGGTGATTTACGCCGAGAAGTTAATTTAAATATTAAACGACTGATCGAAATTGGTTCCTACAGAGGTTTAAGACACCGTAGAGGTTTACCTGTCCGTGGACAGAAAACCAAAACCAATGCCCGCACACGCAAAGGTCCGAAGAAAACAGTCGGAAGAAAGAGCAAATAGGAGGTTGAATCATGGCTAAGAAAGTTATCCGTTCTAAGAAAAGAAAAATCAAAAAGAATATTGAACGCGGCCAGGCCCACATTCAATCTTCATTCAATAACACCATTGTGACCATCACTGACACTGCCGGAAACGCCTTATCTTGGGCAAGTGCCGGAGAATTAGGTTTCAGAGGTTCCAGAAAAAGCACACCTTTCGCAGCTCAGATGGCTGCTGAACAGGCGGCAAAGCTCGCAATGGAACACGGTTTAAAGAGTGTTGAAGTAATGGTCAAAGGACCAGGTTCAGGTCGTGAAGCAGCGATTCGTGCCCTACAGGCAGCGGGCCTTGAAATTACCCTCATCCGAGACGTAACCCCAATCCCGCACAATGGCTGTCGTCCACCTAAACGCAGAAGAGTCTAATAGGAGGTGTAAAGAATAGTATGGCAAGATATACAGAAGCATCATGCCGTCAGTGCAGACGTGAAGGCATGAAATTATACTTAAAGGGTGAAAGATGTTATTCTACAAACAAATGCGCGTTTGAAAGAAGACCGACACCACCAGGACAGCACGGTAAAAGACGGACAAAATTATCTGAATACGGCTTACAGTTACGTGAAAAACAGAAAGTTAAAAGAATCTATGGCGTTCTTGAAAAACAGTTCGCACATTATTTTGATTTAGCTGAAAAACAGAAAGGGATCACTGGTTCCAACCTGTTAGAAATCCTGGAAACCCGTCTGGACAATGTTGTTTACCGTCTTGGCCTGGCAACATCCAGAAAAGAAGCCCGTCAGCTGGTACAGCACGCTCATTTCCTGATTAACGGCAAAAAGGTCAACGTACCTTCTTACCTGGTTAAGGAAGGCGATACCATCGAAGTAAAGGCAAAAAGCAAAAAATCACCTAAATTTAAAGAAATTCTTGAAGCAACTGAAAACAGAGCTGTCGCTCCTTGGTTATCAGCAGATTTAGATACTTTAAGCGGAAAAGTTATCGGAAGACCGACAAGAGAAGATATTGATGTTGAAATTGCTGAACATCTAATCGTCGAATTGTATTCTAAGTAATAGGATAAAATGACAATGAGACATTCGCCGGCGCTCTGCGCCGGTATGCGTAACCCTCACGTTATGGAACTGAAAAATTTAAATTTAGGAGGGTCAAGATTAAATGATCGAATTTGAAAAACCAATTATCGAAATCGTTGAAAAATCAGAAGATGAAACCTACGGCAAGTTTGTCGTCGAACCCTTGGAAAGAGGCTATGGTACAACCTTAGGCAACAGCTTAAGACGGATCATGCTTTCCTCCCTCCCGGGCGTTGCCGTTACTTCCGTTAAAATAGACGGTGTTCTTCATGAGTTCTCAACCATTCCCGGCGTACGGGAAGACGTTGTGGAAATCCTGCTGAACATGAAAGGTCTGGCTGCTGAAATCTTCTCAGACGAACCGAAGACCGTCCGTATCGAAGCAGAAGGCGAAGGCGAGATCACCGCTGGTGATATCATTACCGACGCTGATGTGGAAATCTTAAACCCCGACATGCACATCGCAACCCTGGCAAAGGGCGCAACCCTGAACATGGAAATGCGTCTGGAAAAGGGCCGCGGCTATGTCGCTTCTGATAAAAATAAATACCCGGGTATGCCAATCGGCACTTTGCCGGTTGACTCCATTTTCTCACCAATCCGTAAGGTCAACTTTCTGGTGGAAAATACCCGTGTCGGTCAGATAACCGATTTTGACAAGCTGACCCTGGAAGTGTGGACCGATGGGACCACCACGCCAGAAGAAGCCCTGTCATTATCAGCAAAAGTACTGAATGAACATTTGAATCTTTTCATTGATTTAACCGACCACGCAAACAGTGTCGAAATCATGGTAGAAAAAGAAGAAAATGAAAAAGAACGCATCCGTGAAATGTCCATCGAAGAGCTGGAATTATCCGTGCGCTCAAGCAATTGCCTGAGAAGGGCAAATATTGATACCGTTGAAAAATTAACTCAGAAAACCGAAGAGGACATGATCAAGGTGCGTAACCTTGGCCGTAAGTCCTTAAATGAAATCAAGCATAAACTGGCTGAAATCGGGTTATCGCTGAGTCAAGAAGACGAAAAGACAAAGGAGTGATAGAATAATGGCTGGATACAGAAAATTAGGCCGCCCAACCGATCAAAGAAGAGCAATGCTCAGAAATCTGACCACTTCACTTTTAGAGCACGGTAGAATCGAAACAACCGTTACCCGCGCAAAAGAAGTAAAAAGAATGGCAGATAAAATGGTCACCTTGGGTAAAAGAGGCGACTTACATGCCAGAAGACAGGCGTTAGCATACATCACTAAAGATGATGTAGTCAAAAGCCTGTTCGATGAAATTGCACCTAAATACGCCGAAAGACAGGGTGGATACACACGCATCTACCGTGTTGGACCACGCAGAGGCGACGGTGCTGAAATGGCAGTAATTGAATTAGTATAACAAAGAATGGGATTAAGCCTTGCGCAAGGTTTAATCCCTTTTGACGATTTAGTCAGAAATTTCAGAATTCCATAGAAAGTTGAGTGGGAGCATAAAGCATGCCCTGCATTAAACAGAAAGAGAAACTCATGGAAAAAATTATCGAGGTTAAAAACCTGATCTATGAATACCCCAAAACCAATGAAAATGAAAGCACCATCGCGCTGCAAGGCGTCGATTTTAGTATAGAACGCGGGGAGTTCGTGGGGATTATCGGCCATAACGGCTCCGGTAAATCCACCCTGTCAAAGCTCCTCAACGCCATCATTCAGCCCACCGGCGGCGACGTCGTGGTCAACGGGATGAACACAAAGGACCCCGAACACATCTGGGACATCCGCCAGACCGCCGGCATGGTTTTTCAGAATCCTGACAACCAGCTGGTCGCCACCATCGTCGAGGAGGACGTGGCCTTTGGACCGGAAAATCTGGGCATACCGCCGGAGGAAATCCGCAGGCGCGTGGACGAGGCACTCGGCACCGTCGCCATGGAAGCCTACCGCCGGCAAAAGCCCCATCAGCTGTCCGGCGGACAGAAGCAGCGGATCGCCATTGCCGGTATCCTGGCCATGGAACCCGACTGCATCATTTTTGATGAGCCCACTGCCATGCTCGACCCCTCCGGCCGGAAAGAGGTTATGCGGACCATCAAAAAACTGAACCAGGAAAAGAAAATGACCGTGCTGCACATCACCCACTATATGAATGAGCTCATCGACGCAGACCGGATCATTGTACTCGATAAAGGCAGAATCGTCATGCAGGGCCGGCCCAAGGAAATCTTCCGTCAGGTGGATAAGCTGAAGGAGATCGGCCTTGACGTCCCTCAGATGACCGAGCTGGCACATGGTTTGCGCCAGTCAGGCTACGATATTCCCGACGATATTCTGCATATCGAAGAAATGGTGAGTGCCCTATGCCACTAGAAATACAACATTTAGACCATACCTACTCGGAAGGCTCCCCCTTTGAGTTCAAAGCGCTGAAGGACATTAACCTGAACATTGAGGACGGAGAGTTTATCGGTCTGATCGGCCATACCGGCTCCGGAAAATCCACCCTGATCCAGCACCTCAACGGGCTGCTTCAGCCCACTGGCGGCACGGTTTTATTTAACGGGGCAGACATCTTTGCCGAAAAGAAGGAAGCCCTGATCCAGATCCGCCATAAAATCGGTCTGGTTTTCCAGTATCCCGAGCACCAGCTGTTCGAGGAGACCGTGGAAAAGGACGTGTCCTTCGGCCCCAAAAACCTGGGGCTGGATGAGGAAGAAATCAGCCGTCGGGTCAAGCACGCCATTAAAATGGTTGGCCTGAACTACGAAAAGGTCAAGGATAAATCGCCCTTTGAGCTGTCCGGCGGACAGATGCGCCGCGTAGCCATTGCCGGTGTGCTGGCCATGGACCCCGACGTGCTCATTCTGGACGAACCCACCGCGGGCCTGGACCCCAGCGGGCGGGACGAGATCCTGAACCAGATCAAGACCCTGCATGAGAAAAAGAAAATCACCGTTATCCTCGTGTCCCACAGCATGGAGGACGTGGGCAAGCTGGTG from Eubacterium sp. 1001713B170207_170306_E7 encodes:
- a CDS encoding energy-coupling factor transporter ATPase, translated to MPLEIQHLDHTYSEGSPFEFKALKDINLNIEDGEFIGLIGHTGSGKSTLIQHLNGLLQPTGGTVLFNGADIFAEKKEALIQIRHKIGLVFQYPEHQLFEETVEKDVSFGPKNLGLDEEEISRRVKHAIKMVGLNYEKVKDKSPFELSGGQMRRVAIAGVLAMDPDVLILDEPTAGLDPSGRDEILNQIKTLHEKKKITVILVSHSMEDVGKLVDKIIVMHAGEVVFFDTPARVFTQIDTLESIGLAVPEVTYLMRELKKKYPDIREDIFTVEAARQEIERVVGRERHV